The following proteins are encoded in a genomic region of Odontesthes bonariensis isolate fOdoBon6 chromosome 19, fOdoBon6.hap1, whole genome shotgun sequence:
- the LOC142369516 gene encoding programmed cell death 1 ligand 1-like, whose product MICRILLLIILTSCVCAATFVVNVPQSSYQAEEKHSITLEWTFTTKPDSSWSSLYIFCELRTDHRVLLLYRVHGGAEVSESQDEEFAGRVQSDKDALREGRIRLNVSRLRTEDSGLYLCEVKTDYGSGSGRCRLNVTAAADLSQPQRPTESPQPDSPQPDSPQPDSPQPDSPQPDSPQPDSPGWIGFNTTLLKNK is encoded by the exons ATGATCTGCAGGATCCTGCTGCTCATCATCCTCACTTCATGTGTCTGTG CAGCAACATTTGTAGTGAATGTGCCACAGAGCTCCTATCAGGCAGAGGAGAAGCACAGCATCACTCTGGAGTGGACGTTCACAACCAAACCTGACAGCTCCTGGAGCTCCCTGTATATCTTCTGTGAACTGAGAACTGATCACAGAGTTTTACTCCTGTATCGTGTTCATGGAGGTGCTGAGGTGTCAGAGTCTCAGGATGAAGAGTTTGCAGGACGAGTCCAGAGTGACAAAGACGCCCTCAGAGAAGGACGAATCAGACTTAATGTGTCCAGACTCAGGACTGAGGACTCTGGTCTGTATCTGTGTGAAGTGAAGACTGATTATGGCTCCGGCTCTGGAAGATGTCGACTCAACGTCACTG CAGCTGCTGATCTCTCCCAACCTCAGAGACCGACTGAGAGTCCACAACCAGACAGTCCACAACCAGACAGTCCACAACCAGACAGTCCACAACCAGACAGTCCACAACCTGACAGTCCACAACCAGACAGTCCAGGATGGATCGGCTTCAACACTACACTG ttaaaaaacaaatga